A part of Vigna radiata var. radiata cultivar VC1973A chromosome 11, Vradiata_ver6, whole genome shotgun sequence genomic DNA contains:
- the LOC106776481 gene encoding ATP-dependent Clp protease adapter protein CLPS1, chloroplastic-like isoform X2: MKSAICGRILSPNPVFKPGDTPSFCKGPYSNICVPVAVLAAVPGKGGGLLEKPVIEKVTPGRESEFDLKKSRKTAPPYRVILHNDNFNKREYVVQVLMKVIPGMTLDNAVNIMQEAHYNGLSVVIICAQSDAEDHCMQLRGNGLLSSIEPADGGC, encoded by the exons ATGAAGAGTGCGATTTGCGGGAGAATTCTCTCTCCCAACCCTGTCTTCAAACCAg GGGACACACCTTCATTTTGTAAAGGACCATACTCCAATATTTGCGTACCGGTGGCTGTATTGGCAGCAGTACCTGGTAAAGGAGGAGGGTTGCTTGAAAAGCCAGTTATTGAGAAAGTCACCCCCGGCCGTGAGTCTGAATTTGATTTGAA GAAATCACGGAAAACAGCACCACCCTATCGTGTAATATTGCACAACGACAACTTTAATAAACGGGAATATGTTGTTCAAGTACTGATGAAGGTCATCCCCGGAATGACCCTTGATAATGCAGTTAATATCATGCAAGAAGCGCATTACAATGGATTGTCAGTAGTGATTATCTGTGCACAATCTGATGCTGAAGATCATTGCATGCAGCTAAGAGGCAATGGGTTGCTCAGTTCCATTGAACCTGCAGATGGTGGCTGCTGA
- the LOC106776459 gene encoding CTL-like protein DDB_G0274487 isoform X4, translating into MMKVSVHILTTYLAVISVLCFWAEQFFCGVAFAIGATLQFLYVISVIDRLPFTMLVLQKAVKMVWNLPEVMRVAYAFMLVVLLWMALWSFGAAGVVASSIGDGGRWWLLVVLSVSLFWTGAVLCNTVHVIVSGTVVRVTIHGGREAESNPANSLMKSLQYALTTSFGSICYGSLFTAAIRTLRWEVRGIRSKIGNNECLLCCVDFLFHLVETLVRFFNKYAYVQIAVYGKSFNRSARDAWELFQSTGVEAIVAYDCSGAVLLMGTIFGGLITGTCSGVWAWMKWNDRAFMIGLTSMLMGMVLVGIAMVVVESAVTSIYICYAEDPLLIQRWDTEFFNHMSETLHQRLQHRSSRAREVLTHNQLDSRIGELSSI; encoded by the exons ATGATGAAAGTGTCTGTGCACATCCTCACCACTTACCTTGCAGTGATCAGTGTTTTGTGTTTCTGGGCTGAGCAGTTTTTCTGCGGCGTTGCCTTTGCTATTGGGGCAACCTTACAGTTCTTGTATGTGATTTCTGTCATAGACAG ACTACCATTTACAATGTTGGTTCTGCAAAAGGCTGTCAAGATGGTATGGAATCTTCCTGAAGTTATGAGAGTGGCATATGCATTTATGCTTGTTGTGCTTTTATGGATGGCTTTATGGTCATTTGGAGCTGCTGGTGTTGTGGCTTCAAGCATAGGTGATGGTGGACGCTGGTGGCTTCTTGTG GTCCTCTCTGTAAGCTTGTTTTGGACAGGAGCTGTGCTATGCAATACCGTGCATGTCATAGTGTCTGGGACTGTGGTTCGTGTTACTATCCATGGTGGTAGAGAAGCTGAGTCAAATCCTGCTAACTCCTTAATGAAATCTTTACAGTATGCTTTAACAACATCTTTTGGCAGCATTTGTTATGGATCATTATTCACAGCTGCAATTAGGACACTGCGATGGGAG GTAAGAGGAATCCGGTCAAAGATTGGCAACAATGAATGTTTGCTTTGCTGTGTTGATTTCCTCTTCCATCTTGTGGAGACTCTTGTCCGATTCTTTAACAAGTATGCATATGTTCAG ATTGCAGTTTATGGTAAAAGCTTTAACCGATCTGCTAGAGATGCATGGGAGTTATTCCAGTCAACTGGAGTTGAAGCAATTGTGGCGTATGATTGTTCAGGTGCTGTGTTGCTAATGGGGACCATTTTTGGGGGCTTGATAACTGGAACTTGCTCTGGCGTCTGGGCCTGGATGAAATGGAATGATAGGGCTTTTATGATTGGGTTGACATCTATGCTCATGGGAATGGTATTG GTTGGAATAGCTATGGTGGTGGTGGAAAGTGCTGTTACATCCATATACATATGCTATGCAGAAGATCCCTTATTGATTCAGAGATGGGACACTGAATTTTTCAACCACATGTCTGAGACATTGCACCAAAGACTTCAGCATAGAAGTTCACGTGCGAGGGAAGTTTTAACCCACAATCAGCTTGATTCACGTATTGGAGAACTCTCTTCTATTTGA
- the LOC106776459 gene encoding CTL-like protein DDB_G0274487 isoform X1, with amino-acid sequence MEQTRRWHDVFWLGTFVIHLVGLGLVLGVLGLNRFKQKNRLDIDKYTYRFMENEAGLTEDYWPLYAVAGGIGTALGWSWLLLLGSRATQMMKVSVHILTTYLAVISVLCFWAEQFFCGVAFAIGATLQFLYVISVIDRLPFTMLVLQKAVKMVWNLPEVMRVAYAFMLVVLLWMALWSFGAAGVVASSIGDGGRWWLLVVLSVSLFWTGAVLCNTVHVIVSGTVVRVTIHGGREAESNPANSLMKSLQYALTTSFGSICYGSLFTAAIRTLRWEVRGIRSKIGNNECLLCCVDFLFHLVETLVRFFNKYAYVQIAVYGKSFNRSARDAWELFQSTGVEAIVAYDCSGAVLLMGTIFGGLITGTCSGVWAWMKWNDRAFMIGLTSMLMGMVLVGIAMVVVESAVTSIYICYAEDPLLIQRWDTEFFNHMSETLHQRLQHRSSRAREVLTHNQLDSRIGELSSI; translated from the exons ATGGAGCAAACGCGGCGCTGGCACGACGTGTTCTGGTTAGGAACATTTGTTATCCATTTGGTTGGTTTGGGTTTGGTTCTCGGGGTTTTAGGCCTAAATAGGTTCAAGCAAAAGAACAGGCTTGACATTGATAAGTACACCTACCGGTTCATGGAAAATGAAGCTGGTTTGACGGAGGATTACTGGCCGCTTTATGCAGTGGCAGGAGGCATTGGAACCGCCCTTGGATGGAGTTGGTTGTTGCTGTTAGGCTCACGCGCTACCCAGATGATGAAAGTGTCTGTGCACATCCTCACCACTTACCTTGCAGTGATCAGTGTTTTGTGTTTCTGGGCTGAGCAGTTTTTCTGCGGCGTTGCCTTTGCTATTGGGGCAACCTTACAGTTCTTGTATGTGATTTCTGTCATAGACAG ACTACCATTTACAATGTTGGTTCTGCAAAAGGCTGTCAAGATGGTATGGAATCTTCCTGAAGTTATGAGAGTGGCATATGCATTTATGCTTGTTGTGCTTTTATGGATGGCTTTATGGTCATTTGGAGCTGCTGGTGTTGTGGCTTCAAGCATAGGTGATGGTGGACGCTGGTGGCTTCTTGTG GTCCTCTCTGTAAGCTTGTTTTGGACAGGAGCTGTGCTATGCAATACCGTGCATGTCATAGTGTCTGGGACTGTGGTTCGTGTTACTATCCATGGTGGTAGAGAAGCTGAGTCAAATCCTGCTAACTCCTTAATGAAATCTTTACAGTATGCTTTAACAACATCTTTTGGCAGCATTTGTTATGGATCATTATTCACAGCTGCAATTAGGACACTGCGATGGGAG GTAAGAGGAATCCGGTCAAAGATTGGCAACAATGAATGTTTGCTTTGCTGTGTTGATTTCCTCTTCCATCTTGTGGAGACTCTTGTCCGATTCTTTAACAAGTATGCATATGTTCAG ATTGCAGTTTATGGTAAAAGCTTTAACCGATCTGCTAGAGATGCATGGGAGTTATTCCAGTCAACTGGAGTTGAAGCAATTGTGGCGTATGATTGTTCAGGTGCTGTGTTGCTAATGGGGACCATTTTTGGGGGCTTGATAACTGGAACTTGCTCTGGCGTCTGGGCCTGGATGAAATGGAATGATAGGGCTTTTATGATTGGGTTGACATCTATGCTCATGGGAATGGTATTG GTTGGAATAGCTATGGTGGTGGTGGAAAGTGCTGTTACATCCATATACATATGCTATGCAGAAGATCCCTTATTGATTCAGAGATGGGACACTGAATTTTTCAACCACATGTCTGAGACATTGCACCAAAGACTTCAGCATAGAAGTTCACGTGCGAGGGAAGTTTTAACCCACAATCAGCTTGATTCACGTATTGGAGAACTCTCTTCTATTTGA
- the LOC106776459 gene encoding CTL-like protein DDB_G0274487 isoform X2 — translation MEQTRRWHDVFWLGTFVIHLVGLGLVLGVLGLNRFKQKNRLDIDKYTYRFMENEAGLTEDYWPLYAVAGGIGTALGWSWLLLLGSRATQMMKVSVHILTTYLAVISVLCFWAEQFFCGVAFAIGATLQFLLPFTMLVLQKAVKMVWNLPEVMRVAYAFMLVVLLWMALWSFGAAGVVASSIGDGGRWWLLVVLSVSLFWTGAVLCNTVHVIVSGTVVRVTIHGGREAESNPANSLMKSLQYALTTSFGSICYGSLFTAAIRTLRWEVRGIRSKIGNNECLLCCVDFLFHLVETLVRFFNKYAYVQIAVYGKSFNRSARDAWELFQSTGVEAIVAYDCSGAVLLMGTIFGGLITGTCSGVWAWMKWNDRAFMIGLTSMLMGMVLVGIAMVVVESAVTSIYICYAEDPLLIQRWDTEFFNHMSETLHQRLQHRSSRAREVLTHNQLDSRIGELSSI, via the exons ATGGAGCAAACGCGGCGCTGGCACGACGTGTTCTGGTTAGGAACATTTGTTATCCATTTGGTTGGTTTGGGTTTGGTTCTCGGGGTTTTAGGCCTAAATAGGTTCAAGCAAAAGAACAGGCTTGACATTGATAAGTACACCTACCGGTTCATGGAAAATGAAGCTGGTTTGACGGAGGATTACTGGCCGCTTTATGCAGTGGCAGGAGGCATTGGAACCGCCCTTGGATGGAGTTGGTTGTTGCTGTTAGGCTCACGCGCTACCCAGATGATGAAAGTGTCTGTGCACATCCTCACCACTTACCTTGCAGTGATCAGTGTTTTGTGTTTCTGGGCTGAGCAGTTTTTCTGCGGCGTTGCCTTTGCTATTGGGGCAACCTTACAGTTCTT ACTACCATTTACAATGTTGGTTCTGCAAAAGGCTGTCAAGATGGTATGGAATCTTCCTGAAGTTATGAGAGTGGCATATGCATTTATGCTTGTTGTGCTTTTATGGATGGCTTTATGGTCATTTGGAGCTGCTGGTGTTGTGGCTTCAAGCATAGGTGATGGTGGACGCTGGTGGCTTCTTGTG GTCCTCTCTGTAAGCTTGTTTTGGACAGGAGCTGTGCTATGCAATACCGTGCATGTCATAGTGTCTGGGACTGTGGTTCGTGTTACTATCCATGGTGGTAGAGAAGCTGAGTCAAATCCTGCTAACTCCTTAATGAAATCTTTACAGTATGCTTTAACAACATCTTTTGGCAGCATTTGTTATGGATCATTATTCACAGCTGCAATTAGGACACTGCGATGGGAG GTAAGAGGAATCCGGTCAAAGATTGGCAACAATGAATGTTTGCTTTGCTGTGTTGATTTCCTCTTCCATCTTGTGGAGACTCTTGTCCGATTCTTTAACAAGTATGCATATGTTCAG ATTGCAGTTTATGGTAAAAGCTTTAACCGATCTGCTAGAGATGCATGGGAGTTATTCCAGTCAACTGGAGTTGAAGCAATTGTGGCGTATGATTGTTCAGGTGCTGTGTTGCTAATGGGGACCATTTTTGGGGGCTTGATAACTGGAACTTGCTCTGGCGTCTGGGCCTGGATGAAATGGAATGATAGGGCTTTTATGATTGGGTTGACATCTATGCTCATGGGAATGGTATTG GTTGGAATAGCTATGGTGGTGGTGGAAAGTGCTGTTACATCCATATACATATGCTATGCAGAAGATCCCTTATTGATTCAGAGATGGGACACTGAATTTTTCAACCACATGTCTGAGACATTGCACCAAAGACTTCAGCATAGAAGTTCACGTGCGAGGGAAGTTTTAACCCACAATCAGCTTGATTCACGTATTGGAGAACTCTCTTCTATTTGA
- the LOC106776481 gene encoding ATP-dependent Clp protease adapter protein CLPS1, chloroplastic-like isoform X1, with amino-acid sequence MKSAICGRILSPNPVFKPGLQLYVLKICITGDTPSFCKGPYSNICVPVAVLAAVPGKGGGLLEKPVIEKVTPGRESEFDLKKSRKTAPPYRVILHNDNFNKREYVVQVLMKVIPGMTLDNAVNIMQEAHYNGLSVVIICAQSDAEDHCMQLRGNGLLSSIEPADGGC; translated from the exons ATGAAGAGTGCGATTTGCGGGAGAATTCTCTCTCCCAACCCTGTCTTCAAACCAg GGCTTCAACTGTACGTATTGAAGATTTGCATTACAGGGGACACACCTTCATTTTGTAAAGGACCATACTCCAATATTTGCGTACCGGTGGCTGTATTGGCAGCAGTACCTGGTAAAGGAGGAGGGTTGCTTGAAAAGCCAGTTATTGAGAAAGTCACCCCCGGCCGTGAGTCTGAATTTGATTTGAA GAAATCACGGAAAACAGCACCACCCTATCGTGTAATATTGCACAACGACAACTTTAATAAACGGGAATATGTTGTTCAAGTACTGATGAAGGTCATCCCCGGAATGACCCTTGATAATGCAGTTAATATCATGCAAGAAGCGCATTACAATGGATTGTCAGTAGTGATTATCTGTGCACAATCTGATGCTGAAGATCATTGCATGCAGCTAAGAGGCAATGGGTTGCTCAGTTCCATTGAACCTGCAGATGGTGGCTGCTGA
- the LOC106776367 gene encoding protein ASPARTIC PROTEASE IN GUARD CELL 1: protein MEPLTYLFFPFFLLGCFSPLTLSRTTRHTPKTTLLDVVSSLRNAHNAVASPHYHPLQQQQEPSPLSSFAVQLHSRASIQKPSHNDYKSLTLSRLERDSVRVRALQTRLDLALNRVSNSDLLPAESRPEFEANALQGPIVSGTSQGSGEYFLRVGIGKPASQAYVVLDTGSDVSWIQCEPCSECYQQSDPIFSPLSSSSYSPIHCDTPQCKSLDLSECRNGTCLYEVSYGDGSYTVGEFATETVTLGASAVSGVAIGCGHNNEGLFVGAAGLLGLGGGKLSFPAQVNATSFSYCLVDRDSDAVSTLEFDSPMPRNAVTAPLLRNPELDTFYYLGLKGISVGGETLPVPESSFAVDATGGGGIIVDSGTAVTRLRSEVYDALRDAFVRGAQGLPKANSVSLFDTCYDLSSRNTVEVPTVSFHFPEGRELPLPAKNYLIPVDSVGTFCFAFAATTSSLSIIGNVQQQGTRVGFDIGNSLVGFSANSC from the coding sequence ATGGAACCTCTTACTTacctcttctttcctttttttcttctaggCTGTTTCTCTCCGTTAACACTCTCGAGAACCACACGGCACACTCCCAAAACGACACTCCTAGACGTCGTTTCCTCGCTTCGAAACGCCCACAATGCCGTTGCTTCACCCCATTACCACCCTCTCCAACAACAGCAAGAACCCTCTCCTCTATCGTCGTTCGCTGTTCAGCTACATTCCCGTGCCTCAATTCAAAAACCCTCCCACAACGATTATAAATCCCTAACCCTTTCTCGTCTCGAACGCGACTCGGTCCGAGTCAGGGCTCTGCAAACTCGTTTAGATCTTGCTCTGAACCGCGTCTCGAACTCGGATCTCCTCCCGGCCGAGTCACGCCCCGAGTTCGAAGCCAACGCGCTCCAGGGCCCAATCGTCTCGGGAACTAGTCAGGGAAGCGGTGAGTACTTCCTCCGAGTTGGAATCGGAAAGCCAGCTAGTCAAGCCTACGTGGTTCTTGACACAGGAAGCGACGTCAGTTGGATCCAATGCGAGCCATGCTCCGAATGCTACCAACAATCCGACCCGATATTTAGCCCGCTTTCGTCCTCTTCCTACTCGCCGATCCACTGCGACACCCCGCAGTGTAAATCCCTCGACCTCTCCGAGTGCCGCAACGGAACCTGCCTCTACGAAGTCTCATACGGGGACGGATCTTACACTGTGGGCGAGTTCGCAACGGAGACCGTCACTCTCGGCGCGTCGGCAGTATCCGGCGTCGCCATTGGCTGCGGCCACAACAACGAAGGACTATTCGTTGGCGCAGCTGGTCTGCTCGGTCTCGGCGGCGGAAAGCTCTCGTTTCCGGCGCAGGTCAATGCGACTTCGTTTTCGTACTGCCTCGTGGACCGTGACTCCGACGCCGTTTCCACTCTTGAATTCGACTCGCCGATGCCGCGCAACGCTGTCACCGCGCCGCTGTTGCGGAACCCCGAGCTCGACACGTTCTATTACCTCGGCTTGAAAGGAATCAGCGTCGGCGGAGAGACTCTACCGGTACCTGAGTCAAGCTTTGCTGTCGATGCCACCGGAGGAGGCGGCATCATTGTCGATTCCGGCACGGCCGTGACAAGGCTACGGAGCGAGGTGTACGACGCGCTCCGCGACGCGTTCGTGAGGGGGGCGCAAGGGTTGCCGAAGGCGAACAGTGTGTCGTTGTTCGACACGTGCTATGACTTGTCGTCGAGGAACACTGTGGAGGTGCCGACGGTGTCGTTTCATTTTCCTGAGGGGAGGGAGTTACCGTTACCGGCGAAGAATTACCTGATACCGGTTGACTCGGTGGGGACATTTTGCTTCGCGTTTGCAGCAACGACGTCGTCGTTGTCAATCATTGGAAACGTGCAGCAACAAGGGACACGTGTCGGTTTCGATATTGGTAATTCGCTCGTTGGATTCTCTGCCAACAGCTGCTAA
- the LOC106776459 gene encoding CTL-like protein DDB_G0274487 isoform X3 — MLCFFFSGLTLILFQLFHYQQLVAGGIGTALGWSWLLLLGSRATQMMKVSVHILTTYLAVISVLCFWAEQFFCGVAFAIGATLQFLYVISVIDRLPFTMLVLQKAVKMVWNLPEVMRVAYAFMLVVLLWMALWSFGAAGVVASSIGDGGRWWLLVVLSVSLFWTGAVLCNTVHVIVSGTVVRVTIHGGREAESNPANSLMKSLQYALTTSFGSICYGSLFTAAIRTLRWEVRGIRSKIGNNECLLCCVDFLFHLVETLVRFFNKYAYVQIAVYGKSFNRSARDAWELFQSTGVEAIVAYDCSGAVLLMGTIFGGLITGTCSGVWAWMKWNDRAFMIGLTSMLMGMVLVGIAMVVVESAVTSIYICYAEDPLLIQRWDTEFFNHMSETLHQRLQHRSSRAREVLTHNQLDSRIGELSSI, encoded by the exons ATGCTATGTTTCTTCTTCTCTGGACTCACCCTCATTCTCTTCCAATTGTTTCACTACCAACAATTAG TGGCAGGAGGCATTGGAACCGCCCTTGGATGGAGTTGGTTGTTGCTGTTAGGCTCACGCGCTACCCAGATGATGAAAGTGTCTGTGCACATCCTCACCACTTACCTTGCAGTGATCAGTGTTTTGTGTTTCTGGGCTGAGCAGTTTTTCTGCGGCGTTGCCTTTGCTATTGGGGCAACCTTACAGTTCTTGTATGTGATTTCTGTCATAGACAG ACTACCATTTACAATGTTGGTTCTGCAAAAGGCTGTCAAGATGGTATGGAATCTTCCTGAAGTTATGAGAGTGGCATATGCATTTATGCTTGTTGTGCTTTTATGGATGGCTTTATGGTCATTTGGAGCTGCTGGTGTTGTGGCTTCAAGCATAGGTGATGGTGGACGCTGGTGGCTTCTTGTG GTCCTCTCTGTAAGCTTGTTTTGGACAGGAGCTGTGCTATGCAATACCGTGCATGTCATAGTGTCTGGGACTGTGGTTCGTGTTACTATCCATGGTGGTAGAGAAGCTGAGTCAAATCCTGCTAACTCCTTAATGAAATCTTTACAGTATGCTTTAACAACATCTTTTGGCAGCATTTGTTATGGATCATTATTCACAGCTGCAATTAGGACACTGCGATGGGAG GTAAGAGGAATCCGGTCAAAGATTGGCAACAATGAATGTTTGCTTTGCTGTGTTGATTTCCTCTTCCATCTTGTGGAGACTCTTGTCCGATTCTTTAACAAGTATGCATATGTTCAG ATTGCAGTTTATGGTAAAAGCTTTAACCGATCTGCTAGAGATGCATGGGAGTTATTCCAGTCAACTGGAGTTGAAGCAATTGTGGCGTATGATTGTTCAGGTGCTGTGTTGCTAATGGGGACCATTTTTGGGGGCTTGATAACTGGAACTTGCTCTGGCGTCTGGGCCTGGATGAAATGGAATGATAGGGCTTTTATGATTGGGTTGACATCTATGCTCATGGGAATGGTATTG GTTGGAATAGCTATGGTGGTGGTGGAAAGTGCTGTTACATCCATATACATATGCTATGCAGAAGATCCCTTATTGATTCAGAGATGGGACACTGAATTTTTCAACCACATGTCTGAGACATTGCACCAAAGACTTCAGCATAGAAGTTCACGTGCGAGGGAAGTTTTAACCCACAATCAGCTTGATTCACGTATTGGAGAACTCTCTTCTATTTGA